AGGCCGCGGCCACGTCCCCGTTCGCGTTCACCGCCAGTTGCGACGCGAGCCCCGTGCCCCCGCCCAGCGGCGCCCACCCGGTCGAGGGGGTGTACTCGTAGACCCCGGACGTGGATCTCGTGGTCGGGCCGTTCCCGTTGAAGTTGGCCACGACCGCCCCGGTGCCGGTGATCCCGACCAGCGTCGCCGGGTTGGGCCACAGGTGTTGCCACCCGGCGCCCGGCACGTACTCGTACACCCCGTTACTCGACCCGTACTTGGAGAACGTGGCCACCACGTTGCCGCTCGCGCTCACCGCGATGGCGTCCGCGTCCCCGGTACCCAGTGACACCCAACCCGTGGACGGTTGATACAAGCTGACCCCGTACCCCGGGGACTGGGCCGCCACGACCCCGTTCCCGGCCGCGGCCAGGAGGGACGCGTGCCCCGCCGTCGTCTGCACCCAGCCGGTCAACTGGAGGGACCGGAGGGAGGCCAGGACCGAGCTCCGGGTCCCCACCACGATGTAGTTGTCGAACGAGTAAGTTCCCGAGTACGGTCCCAGGTTCCCGTTCGCGGAGTTGTACTGGGCGTATATGACCCCATACGGGACACCGTTGGAGTCCAGGCTCCCCTCCGAGACCCCGTAGCTCAGCGTCAGTGCGCCGCCGGACAGTTGCCGGGACACGATGGCGATCGCGTAGCTCCCGTCGGTGGTCGATTCGACCACCGGGCCCGCGGGGGTCAGCGTCGCCCCCGGGGACGCGGAGAGCGGGTCCAACTGGTTGGTGGCAAAGTTATACACGCTCATGCTCGTGAGCGTGCCGGTCGTAAACACGATCTGCTGCACCTGAATGCGCTGGAGCTGGTCGGCCGCCGGGACGTTGATCGTGACCGGTTGGTGGATCACGTTGTTCAGGCCCCCGAACCCGACCGTGACGTCCTTCGACATGGTGTAGTTCGAGAGCGCCGGCAGCGTCTGGCCCGTCTGGTCCGGATTATACGCCGCCATGCCGTTGTCGACCAGCGTCCCGGCCCGGTTCCACAGGGCCATCTGGCTCGTGGTCGTCAGCTCGTTGGACGCGGGTTTCGTGATGCTGGTCAGCACGCTGGTGGTGGTCGGTTGCCCGATGTCGGTTTCCGATCCGGCCTCGGTCGGGTTGTACCGGACCAGATCCCGGGGGCTCGTTTCCGCGGCCGGGATGCCCCACAGGGCGGTCTGTTCCAACCGGCCGTCGTCGTGGGTGTTGACGAACTCGAAACCGTTCCAGGTGATCGAATCGACGGCCCCCGCGAACCGCCCCGCGGTTCCGACCGTGACCCCGCCCAGTCCCCCGACGTCACCGCCGGTCACGGCCGCGTCGCCGTACGCGACGGGCTTCGGGGAACTGGTCAGTTGCGGGTTCAGGGTGCCCCCGTTGGCATCGATCGCGTACGCCGCGACCGAGTGGTTGGCGCCTTGCTGGAACGATGTGAACTGAGCCGGGATCGTGATCGAGAACCCCCAGTTGTGGCCCAGGTCACTGCGGTACATGTTGGCCGTTCCCGCCACCGCAAATGTCCCGTCCACGTAGATGTGCACCTGGACGGGTTGGGACGGGACGTCGGGATCTTCGGCCCACCCGGCGGCGACGTACTGACTGCCCCCGAGGCCGACGACGTCGAGGTACCCGACCGGGCTCGCCGGGTTGTCCCGATCTTCCATCCGCTCCAGGCGGAGGCAGGCGCGGTAAGGTAGCGTCGCTACCGAATGGTTGTTGCGCGTGCGATAGTCGAAGAGCCGTGCGGCGAGACGGAACGGATTCGTCCTCATGATGAAGTCTCCAGCAAACGACGTAGTGCGTGGCGGCTGGCAACCGGCCATGAACATATCTGTCAGCTAAATGGCACGCTATAAGAATTCAATAAATAATTTTATGTTGTGCGGGCTGGGTCGCTATTTGCCCCGGCCCGTAGTAGTGCCCTGGCACGAGTTGTTGAGGCGGACGATGCGCTACAAAAGAACGTGATTTTTGCCTTGCCGACCGTTCATTTCAGCCGATCGGCGATAAGCGGATTCCCTTTCATGGGGAGCAATCCCTCGCGCTGGTAACGCAGTAATTCCGGGTGACTGATGCACCAGGCCGGGAACGCGCCCCGACCGGACAGGCGCTTTTCGGCGCGGACGCGCCCGAGCCGGCACCACTCGCGGCACGTGAACTCGGCGCGCCCGACGATCCGGGCGAACTCCTCGACCGAGTACCATTCCCGGACCTGCTGCCGCTCGACGAGGACGACGAGCATCGCCTCGATATTCTCCAACCGCTCTTCGACGGTCATCACGGCACCTCTCGATCTCGGGGGCTTTCACGAATGCAGACACCGGGGGGCGGTCTTTCCATCAAGGGTCTTTTCGGTGGTTCTCGCTGTGTTCCGAGCAACTCCTTCGCGCCCCTACCTTGAATGCGGACAACACCCCGTCGAGAGCCTCGACGGCGATTCGAATCGTGCCGCGCTTGCCTTTGCGCCCCATGCGCGTGTGGGGCAGCGTGCCGTCGGCGCACCACGCGTACACCAGCGACTCGGAAACGCACGCGTGCTCCGCTGCTTCTGTGACCGTAAGCACGTCACTCCTCCCGTAAAAAGAGCCCTTCGGCCCGTGACTCGGACCTTCTCTTCCGCGCGTCCCGCCTCCTCACGGGATCACCCGCCAATACCAATTTTCTGACGGCCAGCCCGGCGACGGTGTGCAGCAGGTTGGCGGTCGCCACCACGTATAACGCGGCGACGACCACACAACCGAGCACCCGCATTTCGGTTTCTTAATTGTCGGATGGGGACCACTGTCGGAATTCCAAGCACGCGACAATGGCCGTTTCGATGTGTTGCTTGAACCGCTCGTACTGTTCCGAGGGCTTGAGTTTCAGGATCTCGGGGAGGACATTGAACAGGTGCGCCGCCGACGAGGCGGCCACATCCTCCCGGAGTGCATCGAGACCGTGTGGCATGGTTCTCCCCAATGAGCGTCGGGTCAGATCTGTCCGGCGTCGCGCAGTTTGGTGTCGAAGTCGAGGACCTCGGACAGGAGCACGTCGCACAGGTACTCGAACGTGCTCACGTCCATGCCCGCGATGAAGGCGCAGTAAGTGAGCGCGAAGCGGCACGGACCCGGCGCGTTGGTCGCCTGCCACGCGCCCAGGGGCAGGCGCGTGTTGCGCCCCAGCAGGTACTTCAGGACGTCCGGTTCGGGGCTCACGTTCGCCGCGCTGCGCACCGCGAACGCGGCGAACTTGCCGGTGCCCCCGGCCGTGATCGTGAGCTGCCGCTGTCCGACCACCGGGTCGTCGAACAACAGGGCGACGGACGAGTCGTCGCGCGCGTGGATCGGTATTCGAGCCGCCTCGCACAGGCGGGTGACCGCTTCCATCCCGGCCGCCGTCGCGGCCCCGTGGCGCAGGGTTTCCGCAGCCGCTGAGGCAAACCCGCCGAGAAAGCCCTTGAGCCCGTCACTGAAAATCGACATGAAAGTGCTCCGTAAGTTCGAGGTGTTACGACGTCAATCGTTGCTGAACCACGAGTCGAACCAGGAGATCAGAACCCCCCGGCTCACCTCTTGGACCGTTTCGTTGTCGAGAATCTTGCCCGCGGCGTTGGCGATGTCCTTGGTCGTCTCAATGACGCTCCAGACACTGAAGCACAAGACCCCGATCACCAGCAGGACGAACGTTTCGCAGCTCATGACATTGCCCTCGTTTTGAATCGATGTGAATGAGACCGTGACGTGCCCCGGCGCCGTCGGACGCCGGGGACACAGGTAACTACATCCCCCGCCCGCCGCGCCCCCGCGCTTGGTACACACCCGGCGACGCGAGGCCGTTGTTGTCTTGCTCCACGTGCGCCGCCATGACGAACGCGTCCGCGCGGAACAAACCGGCCGCGAGTTCGCTAGCACCTTGGGCCCCGAGGCGCTTGAGCTCGGACCCGACATCGTGAATGATCTTGGACAGCGAGAGGCCCGGCGCGACGGCCTGGACCCCGTCCTTGACGGCTTGGGCCACCCCGATGGGGGCGCCGGACTCTGGCGTGCGCTTCGACATACATCACCTCCCGAATTGGAAACCGAACCAGGCGGCCGTGGACGCCACGGCCAGCGCTGCCGCGAGCAGGAACAGCAGGACCGCGTGAACGAGTGACTTGGTCAGTCCCGGGGCGCGCGCGGGCGACCCGAGATAGTGGGGGATCAACCACGTCCAAAAGGGCCGCAGCCCCGGGGCCAGCACGATGGCCACCCGCTCGGGCAGATTCAGTACCTCCGACGGGGTCAGCAGCCTGCGCCCCAAATAGCTCCAGTTATCGTTGGCGCTCGTCGAGGATCCGTAAGTGCCCCCTTGGGGCGAAGTCTGGTGGGACGAGCCGGACCCGGTCCCGCCGCTTGCGGTGACGATCGTCTCGTCCCCGAGCAGATTGCTCACCAGTTCCGCCGTGGCCCAATCGTTCACCCCGAAGAAAATCTTGCTCGTGTTCGACAAAAGCGTCATGTCGCCGCCATCGCTGTAACAGGACCTGAGCTGGCCGAGGGACTGATAATAGAGCTGGAGCCGAATTCCGTACCCTCTGAATTTATCCAGTGCGTCATCTACAACAGTCATGCGGCCAAGTGAGGCGGCTTCGTCCAACACGAAGTTCACTTTGGTTGTCTGCTGCAACCCGCCGCGCACCACGGCCTTCATCAGCGTGGTGAGCCACAGCCTCAGGAGCGGGACCTGCGTGCGCTGGTGCTCGGGCGGCACGATCAGGTAGACCGACATCTTCCGGTCGAGCAGCCAGGCCGGGTCGAATGTGCTGCGAGTGCTGCTCTCTGCGGTCGCGAGCGTGTCCAAGTATCGCATGACCCGATTGGTAGTCGTTAAAACGCTCGCCAGTTCTTCGCCCTGGAACTGGGTGAGTTGGAAGCACAGGCGCGAGAGCATTCCGCCCCACGCGTCCGAGGCGCACCCGACCCGGATCGCGAGTTGGATTTTGGCCGGGTTGGTGAGGATCGAACGGACGGACTGTAGGTTGCGGTCGGCGTCTGCGGCACAGGCAATGACGACGGCCGTGATCGCGGTGATCCAAGTTTCGGCACTGTCCAGCCAGTGGGGCTCCTTTTCGTGGCCGGAGCGCACGACGATGGCCTCGGCGAGGCTGCGGATGTGGTCGAGCGCGGTCGGTGCGTCGCGGTCGATAAAATCGAGTACGTTCAGGCAATCCGGTGTCTCGGTGACAACCCGGAACGGATCGAGCAGGACCACGTGGTGTCGCATGCGGGCGCGTGCGGCTCTCGTCAGGAAGGCATTCTCGCCCTTGTAGTCGAGAACGACGCACGACTCGCGGCTGGACAATAAGAACGGGACGATAAGCGAGACACCCTTCCCGGCGCCGGTCGGCGCGAAGCACGCGACGTGGACCGCACGGGTTAGCCGGACCAGGAACTTGGGGTCCTTCTGGAGCGCCTGGAGGAATTTCTGACAGGAGGCCCGGTTGTCGAGGCGCGAATTGAACAGCGCTCCGAC
This region of Gemmata massiliana genomic DNA includes:
- a CDS encoding ligand-binding sensor domain-containing protein codes for the protein MRTNPFRLAARLFDYRTRNNHSVATLPYRACLRLERMEDRDNPASPVGYLDVVGLGGSQYVAAGWAEDPDVPSQPVQVHIYVDGTFAVAGTANMYRSDLGHNWGFSITIPAQFTSFQQGANHSVAAYAIDANGGTLNPQLTSSPKPVAYGDAAVTGGDVGGLGGVTVGTAGRFAGAVDSITWNGFEFVNTHDDGRLEQTALWGIPAAETSPRDLVRYNPTEAGSETDIGQPTTTSVLTSITKPASNELTTTSQMALWNRAGTLVDNGMAAYNPDQTGQTLPALSNYTMSKDVTVGFGGLNNVIHQPVTINVPAADQLQRIQVQQIVFTTGTLTSMSVYNFATNQLDPLSASPGATLTPAGPVVESTTDGSYAIAIVSRQLSGGALTLSYGVSEGSLDSNGVPYGVIYAQYNSANGNLGPYSGTYSFDNYIVVGTRSSVLASLRSLQLTGWVQTTAGHASLLAAAGNGVVAAQSPGYGVSLYQPSTGWVSLGTGDADAIAVSASGNVVATFSKYGSSNGVYEYVPGAGWQHLWPNPATLVGITGTGAVVANFNGNGPTTRSTSGVYEYTPSTGWAPLGGGTGLASQLAVNANGDVAAAFPGYGVYRYKVSTGWILLTSNANVTQLGIASNGNVVGQFTGYGIERYTDATGWSYLGGGTGDASALAVDANGDVVASFNGYGIFRYKDSTGWVLLTRDVSPAVAIDDNAHVFAEFPNLGIWSYS
- a CDS encoding helix-turn-helix domain-containing protein, with the translated sequence MLTVTEAAEHACVSESLVYAWCADGTLPHTRMGRKGKRGTIRIAVEALDGVLSAFKVGARRSCSEHSENHRKDP
- a CDS encoding type IV secretory system conjugative DNA transfer family protein; amino-acid sequence: MQLCRILLILAVLLAVGAAILAACQIPFVWLALAALLIALAYRKGHQSVAHGSSRWATTRELAHMFEGPGLGVGEHTGTVSLSEGVGALFNSRLDNRASCQKFLQALQKDPKFLVRLTRAVHVACFAPTGAGKGVSLIVPFLLSSRESCVVLDYKGENAFLTRAARARMRHHVVLLDPFRVVTETPDCLNVLDFIDRDAPTALDHIRSLAEAIVVRSGHEKEPHWLDSAETWITAITAVVIACAADADRNLQSVRSILTNPAKIQLAIRVGCASDAWGGMLSRLCFQLTQFQGEELASVLTTTNRVMRYLDTLATAESSTRSTFDPAWLLDRKMSVYLIVPPEHQRTQVPLLRLWLTTLMKAVVRGGLQQTTKVNFVLDEAASLGRMTVVDDALDKFRGYGIRLQLYYQSLGQLRSCYSDGGDMTLLSNTSKIFFGVNDWATAELVSNLLGDETIVTASGGTGSGSSHQTSPQGGTYGSSTSANDNWSYLGRRLLTPSEVLNLPERVAIVLAPGLRPFWTWLIPHYLGSPARAPGLTKSLVHAVLLFLLAAALAVASTAAWFGFQFGR